From the genome of Spinacia oleracea cultivar Varoflay chromosome 2, BTI_SOV_V1, whole genome shotgun sequence, one region includes:
- the LOC110797616 gene encoding uncharacterized protein isoform X2 yields MSWGGDWMCGGCQHINFKKREMCQCCGLPKYGGKNDASAYENNTNTNRTEVLAGDWYCQDINCGTHNYASRTSCFRCGIQKSMCSLGCCGASSVTSSGAGYTYEANPPGWKTGDWICTRPGCGVHNYACRMECFRCKTPRDYGGMY; encoded by the exons ATGAGCTGGGGAGGGGACTGGATGTGTGGAGGATGCCAGCACATTAACTTCAAGAAGCGGGAAATGTGCCAATGCTGTGGCCTGCCTAAGTATGGTGGGAAGAATGATGCCTCAGCTTATGAGAACAATACTAACACCAACAGGACAGAAGTGCTGGCAGGGGACTGGTATTGCCAGGATATAAACTGTGGGACCCACAATTACGCTAGCAGGACGAGCTGCTTCAGGTGTGGAATCCAGAAATCCATGTGCAGTCTTGGATGCTGCGGAGCTAGCAGTGTCACGTCCTCCGGTGCAGGATATACTTATGAAGCAAATCCTCCTGGATGGAAAACCGGTGACTGGATTTGTACTAG ACCAGGATGTGGGGTGCACAATTATGCCTGCAGGATGGAGTGTTTCAGGTGCAAGACACCAAGGGATTACG GAGGAATGTACTAA
- the LOC110797616 gene encoding uncharacterized protein isoform X1, producing the protein MNSSSTDLTGSSIESSFFSIISCSFIVPGEEMSWGGDWMCGGCQHINFKKREMCQCCGLPKYGGKNDASAYENNTNTNRTEVLAGDWYCQDINCGTHNYASRTSCFRCGIQKSMCSLGCCGASSVTSSGAGYTYEANPPGWKTGDWICTRPGCGVHNYACRMECFRCKTPRDYGGMY; encoded by the exons ATGAATTCATCTTCAACCGATCTTACTGGCTCTTCCATTGAAAGTTCCTTCTTCTCAATCATTTCCTGTTCTTTTATCGTTCCAG GAGAGGAAATGAGCTGGGGAGGGGACTGGATGTGTGGAGGATGCCAGCACATTAACTTCAAGAAGCGGGAAATGTGCCAATGCTGTGGCCTGCCTAAGTATGGTGGGAAGAATGATGCCTCAGCTTATGAGAACAATACTAACACCAACAGGACAGAAGTGCTGGCAGGGGACTGGTATTGCCAGGATATAAACTGTGGGACCCACAATTACGCTAGCAGGACGAGCTGCTTCAGGTGTGGAATCCAGAAATCCATGTGCAGTCTTGGATGCTGCGGAGCTAGCAGTGTCACGTCCTCCGGTGCAGGATATACTTATGAAGCAAATCCTCCTGGATGGAAAACCGGTGACTGGATTTGTACTAG ACCAGGATGTGGGGTGCACAATTATGCCTGCAGGATGGAGTGTTTCAGGTGCAAGACACCAAGGGATTACG GAGGAATGTACTAA
- the LOC110797617 gene encoding uncharacterized protein, translating into MSSPGDWLCGACQHVNFKKRESCQKCSFPKYGSQDDIPYYIANTKGSRTEVLAGDWYCQSMNCGAHNYASRTSCFRCGNLKCDYGTVGIGYGTGDMMMGAGGYSSEQQQQQLMPGWKAGDWVCVRPGCGLHNYACRMECYKCRLPRDFGGAM; encoded by the exons ATGAGTTCTCCAGGGGATTGGTTATGTGGTGCATGCCAACATGTGAACTTCAAGAAGCGGGAATCATGCCAGAAGTGTAGCTTTCCCAAGTATGGTAGCCAGGATGATATCCCCTATTACATTGCTAACACAAAGGGTAGCAGGACAGAGGTGTTGGCCGGAGACTGGTACTGCCAGAGCATGAATTGCGGGGCCCACAATTACGCTAGCCGTACAAGTTGTTTCCGTTGTGGAAACCTTAAATGTGATTATGGGACCGTTGGTATTGGTTACGGAACTGGTGACATGATGATGGGAGCTGGGGGTTATAGCTcagaacagcaacaacaacaactcaTGCCGGGGTGGAAAGCTGGTGACTGGGTTTGCGTGAG ACCTGGATGTGGTTTACACAATTATGCATGCAGGATGGAATGCTACAAGTGCAGATTGCCAAgggattttg GCGGAGCAATGTAA